The following are encoded together in the Bacteroidales bacterium genome:
- a CDS encoding nucleoside deaminase: MTYPLFSDEYFMNEALKEAHKALELDEVPVGAVVVNQKRIIARAHNMTQQLNDVTAHAEMIAITAASNYLGAKYLSGCTLYVTLEPCIMCAAATRWAQLSRIVFAASDPKEGFSRMDGKLLHKRTEQNSGILEKEASGLLKEFFRNQRNKQN, translated from the coding sequence ATGACTTATCCCCTGTTCTCGGACGAATATTTTATGAATGAAGCACTTAAGGAAGCGCACAAAGCCCTGGAGCTGGATGAGGTTCCTGTAGGTGCCGTGGTGGTGAATCAGAAGCGGATCATTGCCAGGGCCCATAACATGACCCAGCAGCTGAATGATGTGACCGCCCATGCCGAAATGATTGCTATCACTGCAGCATCCAACTATCTGGGGGCCAAATACCTGAGCGGGTGCACCCTCTATGTGACCCTGGAGCCCTGCATAATGTGTGCCGCGGCTACCAGGTGGGCTCAGCTTTCCAGGATAGTCTTTGCAGCTTCAGATCCCAAAGAGGGCTTTTCACGAATGGACGGGAAGCTCCTGCATAAGCGAACAGAACAGAACTCCGGCATCCTGGAGAAGGAGGCATCCGGCCTCCTGAAAGAGTTTTTTCGAAATCAGCGAAACAAGCAGAATTAA
- the aspS gene encoding aspartate--tRNA ligase, translating into MYRTHHCGQLNMKKVGERVILSGWVQKSRDLGGMTFVDLRDRYGITQLVFNMESDSGLCKKARKLGREFVIRVEGSVAERSNKNPQMSTGDIEILVENLEVLNSSITPPFTIEENTDGGDDLRMKYRYLDLRRKVVRENLQLRHRMAFEIRKYLSEEGFLEVETPVLIKSTPEGARDFVVPSRMNPGEFYALPQSPQTFKQLLMVAGFDKYFQIVKCFRDEDLRADRQPEFTQIDCEMSFVERDDVLAAFEGLARHLFRTIKEVDIDGDFPKMPYSEAKSRYGNDKPDIRFGMELSELSDLVKGKGFQVFDSVEYVGGICARGCAEYSRKQLDALTDWVKRPQLGMKGLVYVKYNEDGTLKSSVDKFYDEAALKQWTDLFGARPGDLILVLAGEQELTLKALSELRLEMGERLGLRDPNIFRPLWVVDFPLLEWDEETKRFHAMHHPFTSPYEEDLELFRTDPGKVRAKAYDLVINGVEIGGGSIRIHDEEMQKLMFDKLGFTGEEARKQFGFLMSAFRYGAPPHGGIAFGFDRWVALFAGIESIRDVIAFPKNNAGRDMMIDTPSAISEDQLKELFLKVDLKL; encoded by the coding sequence ATGTACAGGACACACCATTGCGGACAGTTGAATATGAAGAAGGTGGGTGAGAGAGTGATACTCTCCGGCTGGGTTCAGAAATCGAGAGACCTGGGAGGAATGACCTTTGTCGACCTGCGCGACCGCTATGGAATCACGCAACTGGTTTTTAACATGGAAAGCGATTCAGGCCTGTGTAAAAAGGCCCGGAAGCTGGGAAGGGAATTTGTCATCAGGGTGGAAGGAAGTGTGGCAGAGCGAAGCAATAAAAATCCACAGATGAGCACCGGTGATATTGAGATTCTGGTGGAAAACCTGGAGGTCCTGAACAGCTCCATAACGCCTCCCTTTACCATTGAGGAAAATACAGACGGGGGAGATGATCTCCGTATGAAATACCGGTACCTGGATCTGCGGCGGAAGGTGGTCAGGGAAAACCTCCAACTGCGGCACCGTATGGCCTTTGAAATCCGGAAATACCTGAGTGAAGAAGGATTCCTGGAGGTGGAAACCCCGGTTCTGATCAAGTCCACCCCGGAAGGGGCCCGGGACTTTGTGGTGCCATCGCGGATGAATCCGGGAGAATTCTATGCGCTGCCCCAATCCCCCCAGACCTTTAAGCAGTTGCTGATGGTGGCAGGCTTCGATAAATATTTTCAGATCGTTAAGTGCTTCAGGGATGAAGACCTGCGGGCCGACCGCCAGCCGGAATTTACCCAGATCGACTGCGAAATGTCCTTTGTCGAACGCGACGATGTGCTGGCCGCTTTCGAGGGACTGGCCAGGCACCTGTTCCGAACGATCAAAGAGGTGGACATTGATGGAGATTTTCCAAAGATGCCTTATTCCGAGGCCAAAAGCCGGTATGGAAACGACAAGCCCGATATACGCTTTGGCATGGAGCTCAGTGAGTTGTCTGATCTGGTGAAAGGGAAAGGCTTCCAGGTATTTGACTCGGTGGAATATGTGGGTGGAATATGTGCCCGGGGCTGTGCGGAATACAGCCGCAAGCAGCTGGATGCATTGACCGACTGGGTGAAGCGTCCCCAATTAGGAATGAAAGGATTGGTTTATGTGAAATACAACGAAGACGGCACCCTGAAATCGTCGGTAGACAAGTTTTACGATGAAGCTGCCCTGAAGCAGTGGACGGATCTTTTCGGGGCCAGGCCGGGTGATCTGATCCTGGTACTTGCCGGCGAACAGGAGCTAACTCTGAAAGCCCTCAGTGAACTGAGACTGGAGATGGGAGAGAGACTGGGACTGCGCGATCCAAATATCTTCAGACCTTTGTGGGTGGTAGATTTTCCATTGCTGGAGTGGGACGAGGAGACGAAGAGGTTCCATGCCATGCATCATCCCTTTACCAGTCCCTACGAGGAGGACCTGGAACTCTTCCGGACCGATCCGGGTAAAGTTCGTGCCAAGGCCTACGACCTAGTCATTAACGGGGTGGAGATTGGTGGAGGCTCCATCCGGATCCATGATGAAGAAATGCAGAAACTGATGTTCGATAAACTGGGTTTCACCGGGGAAGAGGCCCGGAAGCAGTTCGGCTTTCTGATGAGCGCTTTTCGTTACGGGGCACCTCCTCACGGGGGGATCGCTTTTGGCTTCGACCGTTGGGTGGCCCTTTTTGCAGGCATTGAATCGATTCGTGATGTGATTGCTTTCCCGAAAAACAACGCGGGTCGCGATATGATGATCGATACTCCTTCTGCCATCTCCGAAGATCAACTTAAGGAACTCTTCCTGAAGGTGGATCTGAAGCTCTGA